Sequence from the Chloroflexota bacterium genome:
GCACCTTCTGTTCGCGTTATTCGTGGGTAGCGAGCGTAGCGTAGGGCAGGCGCCTCGCAGCCGGGACACCAACTTTCGCCCCCGCCTTGCACCTGTGGTATAATGTAACGGTAGTTATCCCGGGGATTCACAATCGGAGAGTCATGCTAAAAGGCGTCGTCAACCGGATCCTTGGCGATCCGAACGAAAAGGAACTGAAGCGCATCCGGCCCATCGTGGAACGGATCAACGCGCTGGAACCGGAGTTTGAGGCCAAATCGGACGCGGAACTGCGCGCTCTGACGGCGGAGTTTCGGCGGCGCATTGAGGAAGAGACGGCGGACTTACGCGATCGCCATCGGGAAGCCCAGGAAGCCTTTGAGGCCGAAACGGACGCCGCCGAGGCCGAGCAGGCACGACTGCGCGTGGAATCCATTGGCAAGGAACTCCAGGCCGAGGAAGAGCGGCTGCTGGCCGAGTTCTTGCCGTATGCCTTCGCAGCCGTCCGCGAAGCCTCCAAGCGCACCACGGGCATGCGCCACTTTGACGTGCAACTCATCGGCGGCGTCGTCCTCCACGAGGGTAAGGTCGCCGAGATGAAGACCGGCGAAGGCAAGACGCTGGTCGCCACGCTGCCCGTGTACCTCAACGCCCTGGCCGGGCACGGCGCGCACCTGGTAACCGTCAACGACTACCTGGCCAAGCGCGACACCCAGTGGATGGGGCCCATCTACCACCTGCTGGGCCTGTCCGTCGGCGTGATTCAACACGAATCCGCGTTCCTGTACGATCCCGACTACGTGGCATCCGACGATCGGTATCAGCACCTGCGCCCCTGCGCCCGCCGCGAGGCGTATGCCGCCGACATTACTTACGGCACCAACAACGAGTTCGGGTTTGACTACCTGCGCGACAACATGGTGTGGGATTTGTCGCAGTGCGTCCAGCGCGAGTTGCACTACGCCATCGTGGACGAGGTGGACAACATCCTGATTGACGAGGCGCGCACCCCGCTCATCATTTCGGGCCAGTCCGAGGAATCGTCCAAGCATTACGTTACCTTCAACCGCCTCGTCCCCCGTCTCCAGCGCGACGTGGACTACACCGTGGACGAGAAACTGCGCATCGTAACGCTGACGGAAGAAGGCATCGCCCACGTGGAGCAGATGCTGGGGATTGACAATCTGTACGCGCCCGAGAACTCGCACCTGACGCCGTACCTGGACAACGCCCTGCGCGCCCATGTCCTGTACCAGCGCGACCGCGACTACATCGTGAAGAACGGCGAAGTCATCATCGTGGATGAGTTCACGGGGCGGCTGATGTACGGGCGGCGCTATTCCGAGGGCCTGCACCAGGCCATTGAGGCCAAGGAAGGGGTCCAAATCCAAAAGGAGACCCTGACCCTCGCCACCATCACGTTCCAAAACTTCTTCCGCCTGTATCGCAAACTGGCCGGCATGACGGGTACCGCCGCCACCGAGGCCGAGGAGTTCAACAAAATCTACGGCCTGGACGTAGTGGTGATCCCCACCAACAAGCCGATGATCCGCGTGGACCACCCGGACCTGGTGTTCAAGAACGAGCGGGCCAAGTATCGGGCCGTGGTACAGGAAATTGAGGAACTGTACAACATGGGGCGGCCGGTGCTGGTGGGCACAACGTCCATTGAGAAGTCGGAGCACCTGTCCAACCTGCTCAAGCGCAAGGGCATTCCCCATCAGGTGCTGAACGCCAAGCAGCACGAGCGCGAGGCCGAGATCATCACCCAGGCGGGGCGCCCCGGAGCGGTTACCATCGCCACGAACATGGCCGGGCGCGGCGTGGACATTCTCCTCGGCGGCAACCCGGAGGGGCTGGCCAAGAAGAAACTGCGCGAGGCCGGCCACGACCTGACGCAGATTGACCCCGAACTCTGGCAGAAGACGCTGGCCGAAGTCAAGGCGCAATGCGACCGGGACCGCGAGAAGGTCCTTGCCCTGGGCGGGCTGCACATCCTGGGCACCGAGCGCCACGAGGCGCGGCGCATTGACAATCAGTTGCGGGGCCGCGCCGGCCGCCAGGGCGACCCAGGCTCCTCGCGGTTCTACCTGTCGCTGGAAGACGACCTGATGCGCCGCTTCGGGGGCGAGAGCATCTCCAACATCATGGAGCGCCTGGGGGTGGAGGAAGACGTCCCCATTGAGGCCGGCGTTGTGAGCAAGGCGATAGAGAGCGCCCAGACGCGTGTGGAAGGCTACAACTTTGACATCCGCAAGCACGTCCTGGAGTACGACGATGTCGTGAACCATCAGCGCGAGGTCATCTACCGCCAGCGCCGCCAGATTCTGCGCCAGGCCAACCTGCGCCCGCAGATTATGCGCATGTTGCGCGAGGAGATTGACGGCCTGGTGGAGAGTTACACGGCGGGCCGCTACCGAGAGGACTGGGATCTGGACGGGCTGAATGCGGCTGTGCGGGCGTTCCTGCCGCTGCCCGCCACCCTCACCGGCAAGTCCTGGGCCCAATTGAAGCCCGACGAGATTCGCGAGCACCTGTACGAACTGGCCGAGCGTGCCTACGATGAGAAGGAGCGCGAACTGGGCCCCGAACTGATGCGCCAGGCCGAGCGGTTCGTCCTGTTGCAGACCGTGGATCGGCTCTGGGTGCGCCACCTCACCGACCTGGAGAACCTGCGCGAGGGGATTGGCCTGCGCGCCTTCGCCCAGGAGAACCCGCTGGTGGCGTACAAGAAAGAGGCCAGCCTGATGTACGCCGACCTGATGGACGCCGTTCGCCACGACGTGGCCACGACAATTTTCCGGGTGAACGTGGTGAAGGAGCCGCCGCGCAGGCCGATGCAGGCGGTGCGCCCGGGTGTACCGGCGGCTGCCGGTCCGGCCCGCCCCCAGCCCGCCAAGCCCGTGGGACAGAAGGTGGGGCGCAACGACCCCTGCCCGTGCGGGAGCGGCAAGAAGTACAAGCACTGCCACGGGAGGCCCGAAATGCAGGGTGAGCCGGAACCCGCCGGCGTTGCGGCAGGTACGGCGCGCCCGTCCAAAGGCGCACGACCGAATCCTGGGAAGAAACGCCGCTAGCAAAGGCGCTGCGGCAAACTCAATCCAATGGAGGATGGGTATGCAGATTCGGAACTTTGCACAGTTGATGGAGGAGGCCCGCAAGCGAGGCCCCAAGGTGGTTGCCATCGCCGCGGCCCATGAGCGCGAGGTGCTGCTGGCCGCCGCCGACGCCGAGCGTCTCGGCCTGGCCGAATGCATCCTCGTCGGCGACCGCCCGACCATTGAGCGCCTTGCCGCCGAAGAGGGCATTGACCTCACGCGCATGATGATCATCCACGAGTCGGACCCGAAGACGTGCGCCAACAAGGTCATGGAACTGGTGAGCCAGGGCCACGCCCAGATCGCCATGAAGGGCAAGGTGGAGACGGGCGACTTTCTCCGCGCCGCGCTCAACAAGGAGTACGGCCTGCGTCGCGGCAACCTGCTCACCCATGTCGGCGCGTTTGAAATCCCCGGCATAGACAGGCTCATCTTTGTCAGCGACGCCGGCGTGGTGGTCGCGCCCGACATGGAGCAGAAGGTGGAGATCGTGCGCAACGCCATCCAGGTGGCGCGCGCGCTGGGGGTGGAACAGCCCAAAGTCGCCATTCTGGCCGCCACGGAGATGGTGAACCCCAAGATTCCGGCCACCCTGGACGCCGCCAACCTGGCCAAGATGGCCGACCGCGGGCAGATTACCGGCGGCCTGGTGGACGGGCCGCTGGCCCTGGACAACGCCATCTCGCCCGAATCCGTCGCCGTGAAGGGCATCCAGAGCCAGGTGGCAGGCTATGCCGACATCCTCATCCCCCCCGACATTGAGGCGGGCAACGTGCTCGCCAAAGCCATCACCTACTTCGCCAACGGGAAGATGGCGGGGGTTGTCGTGGGCGCGCGAAGCCCCATGATCGTCGCCTCTCGCTCCGACACCCACGAGACGAAACTTGTTTCCATGGCGCTGGGCGTGTTGCTGGCCGAGTGAACGGAGGGGTCGGAATGCTTCCGCGCCTGTTCATTTTCGCCGGCCGATTCGGCAGCGGCAAGACCGAGTGCGCCGTCAATTTCGCCGTGCAACTCGCCCGCGGGCGCTATCCGTCGGCGACAGGGTGGGCGCAGAAGCCGCCTTCGTTCAATTCGCACCCCACACTGGTGGACCTGGACATCGTAACCCCCTACTTCCGCACGCGCGAGTTGACCGACACACTGCGCCCCATGGGGGTCTATGTGGTAGCCCCTGCCCAGGTGGGACAGTACCTGGACCTGCCGGCCATATCGCCGGAGATTCTGGGCGCCATTGAGCGGCGTGGGGTTCTGGTGGTGCTAGACGTGGGCGGCGACCCCCAGGGTGCGCGGGCGCTGGGCCAGTACAGCCCGTACATCCAGAAGCAGGAGCATGTTGTGTACTTCGTGGTCAATCCGTATCGGCCGTTCACGGATACGACGGAGGGCATCCGGACGGCCATCCGCGAGGTGGAGCGCACTTCGCGGTTGCGCGTGTCGGCGCTGGTGAGCAATCCCAACATGATGGACGAGACGCAGCCCGAACTGGTGCTGGCGGGGCATCGGCAGGTGGTGGCCGCGTCCGATGCCCTGGGGCTGCCCGTGGCCATGCTGGGAGTGGAGGAGCGCCTCGCGGAGTCTGTGCGCCGCGAGGTTGCCGACGTGCCGATTCTGGAGATTCGGCGGTTCTTTGACCTGCGTTGGACGGCCTAGCCGTCCGCCTTTACGGTGATGCAGACAAGCGAACGATGGAGGGAGCGATGCAGATTCGCAACTTTGCGCAGTTACTGGAGGCCGCAATTCAGCGCGGCCCTGCCCGCGTGGCCGTCGCCGCCGCCGACGAGGCCAACACGCTGGCGGCGGTGGCCAAGGCCCGCGACCTGGGCCTAGCCACGGCGGTTCTGTTCGGCGATGAGGCCGCCATCCGCCAGGCGGCCGAGAGCGCGGGCGTGGATATCGGCGGGCTGACGGTGGTGCATGTGCCCAACCATAAAGAGTCGGTGCGCGCGGCGGTCTCCGCCATCAAGGATGGCCTGGCGGATATGGCGATGAACGGGCGCGCGCTGCCCGGCCACCTGGTGCGCGTGGCGCTGGAGCCGGAGATGCAACTCCGCACCGGCAAACTGTTCACCGATGTGAGCATTTTTGAGATCCCCGGCGCGGACCGCCTGATTCTGATCAGCGACATCGGCGTGGTCGTGTCGCCCACGCTGGAGGAGAAGGTGTCCATCGTCCAGAACGCCATTGACGTGGCGCGCGCCCTGGGCATAGAGACGCCCAAGGTCGCCATTCTGGCTGCCACCGAGATGGTGAACCCCAAGATTCCCGTGAGCATGGATGCCAGCAACCTGTCCAAGATGGCGCAGCGCGGGCAGATCAAGGGGGGCGTCGTGGACGGCCCGCTGGCGCTGGACAACGCCATCTCGCCCCATGCGGCGCGGGTCAAGGGCATCCAGAGCGAAGTGGCCGGCCACGCCGACATCCTCATCGTCCCCGACGTGGATGCGGGGAACATTCTGGCCAAGGCCATCACGTACTTCGCCAAGGGCAAGATGGCGGGCGTTGTCGTGGGCAGCCGGAGCCCGCTCATCATGCCGTCTCGCGCCGACCCGCCCGAGACGAAACTCATGTCCATCGCCCTGGGCGTGTATCTCGCCATGCCGCCCAAGTAACGTAGAGGTTGGAGGTGAAAAATGCCGCGAATCGTGATTGATGTGGAACGATGCAAGGGGTGCGGTCTGTGCACCCAGGTATGCCCGAAAGGCGACCTCGTCCAGATGTCCAACGAGTTCAACTCCAAGGGGTATCGCCCGTCCAAGTTCGTGGATCCCGAGAAGAAGTGCATTGGCTGCGCCTTCTGCGCTAACATGTGCCCCGACGTAGCCATTACCGTGTACCGCTAGACGACAAAGGAGGTCATCATGGCGAAAGTGCTGATGAAAGGCAATGAGGCCATCGCCGAAGCCGCCATCCGCGCCGGTTGCGAAGCGTATTTCGGCTACCCGATCACCCCGCAGACGGAGGTTCTGGAGTACATGTCGGCGCGGATGCCGGAACTGGGCCGCGCCTTTGTCCAGGCCGAGAGCGAACTGGCTGCGGTGAACATGCTCTATGGCGCGGCCTGCACGGGCGCGCGCGCCATGACTACGACGTCCAGCCCCGGCTTCAGCCTCATGCAGGAGGGCTTGTCCTACATCGCCTGCTCGGAGGTTCCCGCCGTCGTGGTGAACGTGATGCGCGGCGGGCCAGGCCTGGGGAATATCCAGCCGTCGCAGGCCGACTACTTGCAGATGACCAAGGGCGGCGGGCACGGCGACTACAGCCCCATCGTCCTGGCCCCGTCCACCGTGCAGGAGACGGTGAACCTGGTCATCCTGGCCTTTGACCTGGCCGACAAGTATCGGCAGCCCGTGTACGTCATTGCCGACGGCATGATCGGCCAGATGATGGAGCCGGTGGAACTGCCCGAACTGAAGCCGCCGCAGAGGCCCGAACGCCCCTGGGCGCTTACCGGCGCCAAGGGCAGGCCCCGCAACATCATCACCTCGCTGCAACTGGATCCGCCGACGCTGGAGAAGGTCAACCTGCGCCTGCAGGAGATTTACAGGCGCATCCGCGAGAACGAGCAGCGGCACGAGGAGTACATGACCGACGACGCCGACCTGCTGGTGGTGGCCTATGGGACGGCGGCGCGCATCGTCAAGACGGCGATCTCCAAGGCGCGGCCGCAAGGACTCAAAGTCGGCCTTTTCCGCCCCATCACCGTGAACCCATACCCGTATGACGCGCTCAGGAAGGCGGCGGATAGGGCGCAGCGCGTGCTGGTGGTGGAGTTGAGCGCCGGCCAGATGCTGGAGGACGTGCGGCTGGCCGTGATGGATCGGCGTCCCATCCACTTCTTCGGCAAGATGGGCGGCGTTGTTCCCATGCCCGAGGACATCGTGGATGCAATGAACAAAGTCATGGCCGAGGCCTAAGGAAGGAGATGGTGAACATGGCTGAAGTGAAGGAAGAGAAAATCGTATTCCAGCGGCCCAAGGCCCTGTGCGACGTGGTAACCCACTACTGCCCTGGATGCTTGCACGGCGTGGTTCACCGCGTCATCGCCGAAGTCATTGACGAACTGGGCATTCAGGAGATCACGGTGGGCATCGCGCCGGTGGGGTGCTCGGTGCTGGCGTACAACTACATCGCGACGGACTTTGCGGAGGCGGCCCACGGGCGCGCGCCGGCCATGGCGACGGGGATGAAGCGCGTGCATCCCGAACTCGTGGTGTTCACCTACCAGGGCGACGGCGACCTGGCGGCCATCGGCACCAACGAGTTGATCCACGCCGCCACGCGGGGCGAGAACATCACGACGATCTTCATCAACAACGCCATCTACGGCATGACCGGTGGGCAGATGGCCCCCACCACGCTGCCGGGCCAGGTAACGACTTCCACGCCGCGGGGCCGCGACACGAAACTCGCCGGCTTCCCGGTGCGCGTGTGCGAACTGGTGTCCACGCTGGAGGGCGCGGCGTACATCGTGCGGCGGTCGGCCTACAACCCCAGCGAAATCCGCAAACTGAAGGCCGCCATCAAGACGGCGTTCCAGGTGCAGATGGCTGGGCTGGGCTACTCGCTGGTGGAGGTGGTGTCCAACTGCCCGACGAACTGGGGGATGACGCCGCTGGAGTCGCTCAAGTGGCTCCAGGAGAACATGCTGGCCTATTATCCGCTGGGCGACTACAAGGTGAAGGACAGCGTCAAAGAACTCATGGCGAAGAAATAGGCGAGAGCGAGAGGAGAATCCCATGCACGAAGAAGTGATCATATCCGGATTCGGCGGCCAGGGCGCGCTGTTCGCCGGGCAACTCCTCACCTACGCGGGCCTGTTTGAGGGGCGGCAGGTCAGTTGGATTCCGTCCTACGGGCCAGAGATGCGCGGTGGCACCGCCCACTGTACCGTGATCCTGTCGGACGAGCCTATCGGATCGCCCATCGTGCGCAACCCGACGATTGCCATTGTGCTGAATCCCGCGTCCATGGACAAATACGAGCCGCTGGTGGCGCCGGGCGGCATTCTGATCGTCAACACGTCCCTTGTGCGGCGGCCCGCGCAGAGGACCGACATCACGGTGGTGGGCGTGCCCGCGAACGAACTGGCCTACGAACTGGGCAATGTGCGCATGGCCAACGTGGTGCTGCTGGGCGCGCTCCTGGCGACCAAGCCCATCGTCTCGCCCGAGTCGGTCAAGCGGGCCATGGAGGAGGAGATTCCCGCACACCGCAAGCATATCATAGAGCCGAACAAGCGGGCGCTGGAACGGGGGATGCAGTACGTGGCGGAGACGGTCGGGGCGCGCTAGCCCGCGCGAGGGCTTACCCCATCACTCCCTGTGTCCCCCTCTTCCCCGCAGGCAGGGAAGAGGGGGAGGGCTGGCGCAGGGGATGCAACCGCGAATGGACGCGAATGTGAGTAGAGTATTCGTGTTATTCGCGGATGAGGGTGTGGCCGCGCGAGGCTAATCCCCCCGCGCTGCGGGTGTAGCAGCGCCAGCCCGCAGGGCTTTGTACGTTGAGGCCGATGCTTTAGCGTCGGGCGGCGTCTGGCGTACCTTGCAGATGGATACAGGAGCGCGACATGTCTCAGGAACGCACACGTAGGCTCGGCAATGTGGTGCTTCATCTGGTGTCGGACGGCATCTGCTGGATGGACGGCGGGGCGATCTTCGGCGTGGTGCCCAAGGCCATCTGGCAGCGCGTGGCCGAATGCGACGCCCAGAATCGCGTCCCCATGGAACTCAATTGCCTGCTGATTGAAACCTGCGACGAGGTGATCCTGGTCAACACGGGGTTTGGCCCCAAGATGTCGCCCAAGGAGCGCGAAATCTATCGGATTCCCGAGAGCCGCCTGCTGGCGAACCTGGCCGAGTTGGGGTTCGGCCCCGAAGATATCCACATCGTCATCAACACGCACCTGCACCCCGACCACTGCGGCGGCAATACGATGTACAAGGACGGGAAACTCGTCCCCACGTTCCCCAAGGCCACCTACGTGGTCCAGGAGCAGGAGTGGCACGACGCAACCCACCCGAACGAGCGCACCCGCGCCGTGTACCTGGCCGAGAACCTGCTGCCGCTGGAGGAGCGCCGCCAGTTACGCCTCATCCGCGGCGAGGAGCACATCGTGGAGGGGATTCGCTGCCTGCCCACGCCCGGCCACACGTTCGGCCATCAGTCGGTGGCCATTGAGTCGGCGGGCGAGGCGGCGATCTTCCTGAGCGACATGGCGCCCTGGGCGGTGCATCTGGAGCGCCTGGCGTGGACGACGGCCTTTGACGTGCAGCCGCTGCAGACGGTGGACGTGAAGCGTTCGGTGCGGCAGTGGGCGCTCAGGTCCAACGCGCTCCTCATCTTTGAGCACGACCCTCGCGTGCCGTGGGGGAGGCTACAGGAGGACGCGGGCGCGCTGCGCGTGGTGGAGGCGTAGGGGGCGGGGGCGCGGGTAGGGTGACAGAGGCTCGGCCTGATTGTTAGCCAGACGCTCACTCGGCTGCCCGCGCAAAACGGACCTGCTTTTCCGTCACCACTACAAATTGGTTTGCTAACTGCTCTGCATAACTTTCAAGCAATCGTCGGAGAGCAGCGATCTTGTTCGCCGCTCGTTCGTCTTCAAGGCGTAGAAGCACAACACCCTTGTGTGGACGTCGCTCTCGGTGAATCTTCTCTCCAAAGTCTTTATCATTTGTAATCAAAATCCGATCCTCGGCAAACGCTTTCGCAATGACTTCGTCGTCGTCCATGCCGCGCGCTTCTTCGTACACCGAGAAAACTTCATGCTTCTGTGCGCGCAACCAGCGTGCTACCGCTGGCCCCGTGCACTCGTCCACGAGGAAACGCATCTACATTGGCTCCACTTCCAACGGCATAAATGAGGTGTTTGCCAGGCACTTCGTGGCAAACAGCAAGCACGCTTGAATGTCTTCGGGCGTCAGTCCTTGGTACTCTTCAAGGATTTCTGTAACGGTGGCGCCATGCGCCAGCAAATTCAGTATATACTCCACGGTCAGACGGGTTCCCCTGATGACTGGCTTGCCAACCATAACTTTGGGATTGAGCGCAATACGCTCAAGCAGTTGCTTTTCCGTCATCCTTTCGTCTCCATGCGCGGGATAGTCCTTATATACCTATTATACTGCCCTGGCGCGGGAAGTCAAGCGTTTCGTGCCCCCACCCGCCAGGCGGGGCTGGGTTCCAAAGTTGGTCGCGCCACAGGCATGGGTGCGACGCACTTCCGAAGGCGCGTCGCACCTTTGCGCCAACACAAGACGGAGCCGAATCCCGTGCACCCCACGCTTGGAGTCCTGCCTGCGCCGTGCTATAATTCGCGCGGGGCTTGTGCTCCCCGAAATGCCTTGCCATCACCGACAAGGAGGGCCATCCGTGTACCGACAGTACGGCTTTCTCGCGCCCCGCAGCGAATTGGCTACCACCGCCGATGAGGCCGCCGCCAAGGCCGCCGCCATCGGCTTCCCGGTGGTGATGAAGATCGCCTCGCCCGACATCCTCCACAAGACCGACGTGGGCGGCGTGGCCCTGAACCTGAACTCCGAGGCGGAGGTGCGCGCCGCGTTTGCGCGCATTCTGGACAGCGTCCGCGCCAAAGCGCCCGCCGCCCGCATAGACGGCGTTACCGTGGAGGAGATGGTTCGCGGGGGCGTGGAGGTCATCATCGGCCTGAACAACGATGCGCAGTTCGGCCCCACCATCCTGTTCGGCCTGGGCGGGGTGTTCACGGAGATCTTCCAGGACGTGAGTTTCCGCGTGTTGCCCATCACGCGGGCCGACGCCGAGGAGATGATCGGCGAAATCCGCGGCAGGGCCATCCTGGACGGCTACCGCGGCCAGCCGCCCGTGTCCAGGGCGATGCTGGTGGATCTGCTGATGAACGCGGCGCGGATGGGGATGGACCTGGCCGAGCGCCTGGACTCGGTGGACTTCAACCCCATTGTCGTGTGGGGTGATGAGCACCGCGTGCTGGACGCCAAAATCCTCCTGCGCGACGGCGGGCAACCCCTGGCAGCGGAGCCGCCCGACACGTCCTACCTGGACATGTTCTTCAAGGCGAAGTCGGTGGCGCTCATCGGCGCGTCGGCCACGCCCGGCAAGGTGGGCAACGCCGTGCTAGACAGCCTGGCGCGGCACGACTACCGAGGCAAGGTCTTCCCCGTGAACCCGACCCGCGACGAACTCATGGGACTCAAGGCGTATCCCAGCCTGTCGGCCATTCCGGAGCCGGTGGATCTGGTGGTGGTTACCGTGGCGCTGGGCATGGTGCCAGACCTGCTGCGCGAGTGCGCGGCGAAGGGCGTCCACGCCATGGTCATCATCTCCGGCGGCGGCAAGGAACTGGGCGGCGACAGCGAGGCGCTGGAAGCCGAGATCGCCCGCCTGGCCCGCGAGTGCCGCGTGCGCATCGTCGGCTGCAACTGCATTGGGGTCTTTGACGGCGAGACGCGCCTGGACACGTTCTTCCAGGTGCACGAGCGGATGGTGCGGCCGCCGCTGGGGCCGGTGTCCATCCTGACGCAGTCGGGCACGGTGGGCGCGGCCCTCATGGAGGATTTGCACAACGTCGGCGCGAGCAAGTTCGTCTCCTACGGCAACCGCATTGACGTGGACGAGGCCGACCTGCTGGCGTATCTGGCCGACGACCCGCACACGCGGGTTGTGGCGTGCTACATTGAGGGGCTGAAGCGCGGGCGCAAGTTCCTGGCCACGGCCAGCCGCGTGGCGCAGGCGAAGCCGGTGGTGGTATTCAAGCCCGGGCGCACGCTGCGCTCGGCCCGCGCGTCCATCTCGCACACGGGGTTCTTCGGCGGCACCTACGCCGTCTGGCAGGGCGCGTTCAGGCAGGCCGGCGTCATCGCCGTGGACAGTTACGAGGAACTGTTCGCGGTGTCCAAGGCGCTGGCCATGCAGCCCAGGGCCGGGGGCAACCGCGTCGCCATGATCAGCAACGGCGCGGGGACGATGGTACAGGGGATTGACCTGCTGCCCGAGTACGGCCTGGCGCTGCCCGACCTGGCCCCGGAGACGGTCGCGGCGCTGCGGGCGGCGTATCCGCCGTTCTACCTGGCGCAGAATCCGGTGGATGTTACCGGCTCGGCCACCACCACGGACTACGCGGTGGGCATCCAGGCGCTGCTGGACGATCCGAATGTGGATGTCGTGATGCCCTGGTTCGTGTTCCAGGACACGCCCGTGGGCGAGGACATCGCCGACGCGCTGGGGGAGTTGAACCGCAAGGCGAAGAAGCCGATTCTCGTGGGGGCGACGGGCGGGCCTTTCACGGCCAGGATGTCGCAGGCGATAGAGGCCCAGGGCGTCCCCGTGTTCCACTCCGTGCGGGAATGGGTGGCGGCGGCCATGGGCCTAGCGCACCGCCCGCCGCAGCAGGTGTGGGGCTGATTCGCGGAGACTCCCCCTCGGCGGACGATGGCGCGCACCGCCCGCCGAGGGGAGTTTGCGCCTACTCTACGACCTTCTCAAACATGTCTTTGGTTGCGCCGCACTGGGGGCAAACCCAGTCGTCGGGCAAATCCTCAAAGGCCGTTCCGGGCGGGATGTCCGAGTCGGGGTCGCCCACCGCTGGGTCGTACACGTAGCCGCAGACCATGCATTCCCATTTTTCCATCGCGTTTGTCTCCTTGGCTGCTAGAAACTCTTGAACTGATCGCGGCGGGCGCCGCAGACGGGGCACTTGTCGGGCGGTTCACCTTCCACCGTGTACCCGCACACGCTGCAGATCCAAATCTCGCCGATTTGGATGTCCACGCCCTTGTCCACCGACGCCTTGGCTTCGCCATACATGACCTGGTGAATCTTCTCGGCCTCCAGCGCCCAGTGCATGCTCCGCTCGGCGGGCTTTTCGCCCTGCTCCCTGGCGACGGCGAGGTAGGCGGGATACATCTCGTTGACCTCAAAGGTTTCCCCGCCGATGGCCGCCACTAGGTTGTCCTTGGTGGTACCTAGCCCGCCGACCGTGCGCAGGTGATTGGTGGCGTGCACCTGCTCGGCATAGGCGATGGCCTTGAACAGGCGGGCGACGTTGGCGAAGCCTTCCTTCTCCGCCTGGTCGGCGAAGGCGAGGTACTTCATGTGGGCCTGGCTCTCGCCCGCAAAAGCGGCTTTCAAGTTTCCTTCGGTCATGTCTTTCATAATATCCTCTCCTTTCCTACATATTGTGAGCGCAAGTACAGGCTCTAGCCCTCAAAGATGGGTTTTTCCTCATCCTGGAAGAACCACAGCCCTTTGTCCTTCAGATAGTGATAGGAGTTCTGCAGCAGGTCGTAGTGGCGGCTTTCCTCCTGCACCAGGAACTCGTACATGGCCTTGGCGGTCAGGTCCTCGGATGTTTCTGCCGCCCGCTTGTACAGTTCGTACCCGCGCTTCTCAAACCCCATGGCCAGTTCCAGCGCCTTGAGGTCGTCGGCGTCGTCGGGCAAGTCCTTCCCAGGGCCTTCGGGGAACAGGTTCAACTCGGGCGCGGGTTCGGTGGCTTTACGTGCATCATCCAGGGTGAGCCACTGGCCCTTCTTGGTGATGGCCTGGTACTGCTGCTGAAGCACTTGCAGGTGCCCTTCTTCGTCGCGGGCCAGGGACGTGAACATCTTGGCGCCCGCGGGGTGGGCGCTGCGTTTCGCGGCCTCCAGGTAGAAGGCGCGCCCGCGAATCTCGTTGATCATGCCCTGGCGCAACGGCTCTAGCAACTTCT
This genomic interval carries:
- the secA gene encoding preprotein translocase subunit SecA, with protein sequence MLKGVVNRILGDPNEKELKRIRPIVERINALEPEFEAKSDAELRALTAEFRRRIEEETADLRDRHREAQEAFEAETDAAEAEQARLRVESIGKELQAEEERLLAEFLPYAFAAVREASKRTTGMRHFDVQLIGGVVLHEGKVAEMKTGEGKTLVATLPVYLNALAGHGAHLVTVNDYLAKRDTQWMGPIYHLLGLSVGVIQHESAFLYDPDYVASDDRYQHLRPCARREAYAADITYGTNNEFGFDYLRDNMVWDLSQCVQRELHYAIVDEVDNILIDEARTPLIISGQSEESSKHYVTFNRLVPRLQRDVDYTVDEKLRIVTLTEEGIAHVEQMLGIDNLYAPENSHLTPYLDNALRAHVLYQRDRDYIVKNGEVIIVDEFTGRLMYGRRYSEGLHQAIEAKEGVQIQKETLTLATITFQNFFRLYRKLAGMTGTAATEAEEFNKIYGLDVVVIPTNKPMIRVDHPDLVFKNERAKYRAVVQEIEELYNMGRPVLVGTTSIEKSEHLSNLLKRKGIPHQVLNAKQHEREAEIITQAGRPGAVTIATNMAGRGVDILLGGNPEGLAKKKLREAGHDLTQIDPELWQKTLAEVKAQCDRDREKVLALGGLHILGTERHEARRIDNQLRGRAGRQGDPGSSRFYLSLEDDLMRRFGGESISNIMERLGVEEDVPIEAGVVSKAIESAQTRVEGYNFDIRKHVLEYDDVVNHQREVIYRQRRQILRQANLRPQIMRMLREEIDGLVESYTAGRYREDWDLDGLNAAVRAFLPLPATLTGKSWAQLKPDEIREHLYELAERAYDEKERELGPELMRQAERFVLLQTVDRLWVRHLTDLENLREGIGLRAFAQENPLVAYKKEASLMYADLMDAVRHDVATTIFRVNVVKEPPRRPMQAVRPGVPAAAGPARPQPAKPVGQKVGRNDPCPCGSGKKYKHCHGRPEMQGEPEPAGVAAGTARPSKGARPNPGKKRR
- a CDS encoding bifunctional enoyl-CoA hydratase/phosphate acetyltransferase: MQIRNFAQLMEEARKRGPKVVAIAAAHEREVLLAAADAERLGLAECILVGDRPTIERLAAEEGIDLTRMMIIHESDPKTCANKVMELVSQGHAQIAMKGKVETGDFLRAALNKEYGLRRGNLLTHVGAFEIPGIDRLIFVSDAGVVVAPDMEQKVEIVRNAIQVARALGVEQPKVAILAATEMVNPKIPATLDAANLAKMADRGQITGGLVDGPLALDNAISPESVAVKGIQSQVAGYADILIPPDIEAGNVLAKAITYFANGKMAGVVVGARSPMIVASRSDTHETKLVSMALGVLLAE
- a CDS encoding 4Fe-4S binding protein; translation: MPRIVIDVERCKGCGLCTQVCPKGDLVQMSNEFNSKGYRPSKFVDPEKKCIGCAFCANMCPDVAITVYR
- a CDS encoding 3-methyl-2-oxobutanoate dehydrogenase subunit VorB — translated: MAKVLMKGNEAIAEAAIRAGCEAYFGYPITPQTEVLEYMSARMPELGRAFVQAESELAAVNMLYGAACTGARAMTTTSSPGFSLMQEGLSYIACSEVPAVVVNVMRGGPGLGNIQPSQADYLQMTKGGGHGDYSPIVLAPSTVQETVNLVILAFDLADKYRQPVYVIADGMIGQMMEPVELPELKPPQRPERPWALTGAKGRPRNIITSLQLDPPTLEKVNLRLQEIYRRIRENEQRHEEYMTDDADLLVVAYGTAARIVKTAISKARPQGLKVGLFRPITVNPYPYDALRKAADRAQRVLVVELSAGQMLEDVRLAVMDRRPIHFFGKMGGVVPMPEDIVDAMNKVMAEA
- a CDS encoding bifunctional enoyl-CoA hydratase/phosphate acetyltransferase, coding for MQIRNFAQLLEAAIQRGPARVAVAAADEANTLAAVAKARDLGLATAVLFGDEAAIRQAAESAGVDIGGLTVVHVPNHKESVRAAVSAIKDGLADMAMNGRALPGHLVRVALEPEMQLRTGKLFTDVSIFEIPGADRLILISDIGVVVSPTLEEKVSIVQNAIDVARALGIETPKVAILAATEMVNPKIPVSMDASNLSKMAQRGQIKGGVVDGPLALDNAISPHAARVKGIQSEVAGHADILIVPDVDAGNILAKAITYFAKGKMAGVVVGSRSPLIMPSRADPPETKLMSIALGVYLAMPPK